In Macrobrachium rosenbergii isolate ZJJX-2024 chromosome 19, ASM4041242v1, whole genome shotgun sequence, the following are encoded in one genomic region:
- the LOC136848437 gene encoding carbohydrate sulfotransferase 1-like — MVAEGVTRTHKMLCYSLLFTSALLVLRLGVNTDTQERYINVQGKKCIRLRQLLFGSEKSTRRNDTRVLIVTQMRSGSSFVAHLLAQSPTTFYTEEPAREFFGQDSVTTRDQARDILDVLRDILLCNFSIRPHYFAKRISGIHLHNRDSIKLCLSVNSLCWDPATDSALCSAAKVHLVRLVAVDLGDLSPLLKERDLNLKIVHLVRDPRGVVASRHRLRRGDPLLGQELTNITAICGRYSRDLSDSLIIARDYPNRYTLLRYEDMAKRTERNARQMYRFLGIPYTNLVARHVANHALGLVHEDSHPYGMNKNGTTTPFRWRRAMPFHLVKAVQDEFEGPTRLRIQGFWFRIRTSRRGLGAFGSLATWISTSREVCGSGQSLRREESD; from the exons ATGGTCGCCGAGGGAGTAACACGGACTCACAAGATGCTCTGTTATTCGCTTTTATTTACGTCAGCACTACTCGTTCTGCGACTCGGCGTGAACACTGATACGCAAGAACGCTACATTAACGTTCAGGGGAAGAAGTGCATCCGATTAAGGCAGCTCTTATTCGGGAGTGAAAAATCGACTCGGCGTAACGACACACGGGTTCTCATAGTGACTCAAATGCGGTCCGGGTCGTCTTTCGTGGCCCACCTCCTGGCGCAGTCTCCTACGACTTTCTACACGGAAGAACCTGCCAGGGAGTTCTTCGGCCAGGACAGCGTCACCACCAGAGACCAAGCACGGGACATCCTCGACGTCCTGAGGGACATCCTTCTGTGCAATTTTTCCATCAGACCTCATTACTTCGCCAAAAGGATCTCGGGGATACACTTGCACAATCGAGACAGCATCAAGCTGTGTCTCAGCGTCAACAGCCTCTGCTGGGACCCAGCTACAGATTCAGCTCTCTGCAGCGCCGCGAAAGTGCATCTGGTCCGACTGGTGGCCGTGGACCTAGGGGATCTTTCTCCCCTTCTAAAAGAGCGTGACTTGAACTTAAAGATCGTTCATTTGGTGAGAGACCCCAGAGGTGTCGTAGCCTCTAGGCATCGTCTGAGGAGGGGAGACCCGCTTCTGGGACAGGAACTGACGAACATCACCGCGATTTGCGGGAGATACAGCCGAGATCTCAGCGATTCCTTGATTATTGCCAGGGATTATCCCAACAG GTACACCCTCCTCAGATACGAAGACATGGCCAAACGAACGGAACGAAACGCCCGCCAGATGTACCGTTTCCTCGGCATCCCTTACACGAATCTCGTGGCGAGACACGTAGCCAATCACGCCCTCGGCCTTGTTCACGAGGATTCGCATCCGTACGGCATGAATAAGAACGGAACTACCACGCCGTTCCGTTGGCGCCGGGCGATGCCGTTTCATCTGGTGAAGGCCGTGCAAGACGAGTTCGAGGGTCCTACACGCTTACGGATACAGGGTTTTTGGTTCCGAATCAGAACTTCGAGGCGAGGCCTTGGCGCCTTTGGTTCCCTTGCCACCTGGATTTCAACATCTCGTGAGGTATGCGGTTCAGGGCAGAGCTTGAGAAGAGAAGAGAGCGATTAA